Part of the Cryptosporangium arvum DSM 44712 genome, TCGAAGTCGACCCGCAGGTCCTCGATCGGCTCGGCCGCGAGCTTGACCCGCACCCGGGGCAGTGCGCCGGAGACGGCCTCCGCCGGCAGGCCGAACGCCTCCGGGCTCGACCCGTGCTCGTCGAGCAGCGTCAGCGCCTCGGCTCCCCAGCGCGCGGGCAGCCCGGCCGTGAACCGGTCCGCCGGAACGTACACGGTGTGCACGGGCTGACGGCCGGGCGCTGTCCGCTCGTGCTGGGCGGTCAGGGCCTCGTCGGTGTCGGCCAGCCGGGCGTCGAGCTCGTCGAGCAGCTCGTCGAGCATCTAGCGCACCAACGCGTAGGCCGGGAGCGTGAGGAAGTCGACGAAGTCGTCGGCCAGCGCGACCTGCTCGAACAGCGTCCGGGCCTGGTCGTATCCCTCACCGAGCTTCGCGACCTCCTCGTCGAGGATGCGGCGCACCAGCGACTCGGTGACCGTGTCGCCGGTGTCGAGGATCGTGCCCTGGTGCACCCACTGCCAGACCTGCGAGCGGGAGATCTCCGCGGTGGCGGCGTCCTCCATCAGGTTGTTGATCGCGACCGCGCCGAGCCCGCCGAGCCACGCCTTCAGGTACTGCAGCGCGACCGAGACGTTCGACCGGACGCCGTCCTCGGTGACCTCACCCGGCGTGTTCGCCACGTCGAGCAGGTCGCTGGCGGCCACGTGGACGTCGGGGCGTAGCCGGTCGACCTGGTTGGGCTTGTCCTTCAGGACGGCGTCGAACGCGTCCAGGCAGACCGGCACCAGGTCGGGGTGGGCCACCCACGACCCGTCGAAGCCGTCGCCGGCCTCGCGGTCCTTGTCCGCCTTGACCTGGGCCAGTGCCTTCTCGTTCACGTCCGGGTCGCGACGGCTCGGGATGAACGCCGCCATCCCGCCCATCGCGAACGCACCTCGCTTGTGGCACGTGGCCACCAGCAGCTCGGTGTAGGCGCGCATGAACGGGGCGGTCATCGTCACCTTGGCCCGGTCGGGCAGGACGAACTCCGGCCCGGCGTCGCGGAAGTTCTTGATGACGCTGAACAGGTAGTCCCACCGGCCGGCGTTCAGCCCGGACGCGTGCTCGCGCAGCTCGAAGAGGATCTCCTCCATCTCGAACGCGGCGGTGATCGTCTCGATCAGGACGGTGGCGCGGATGCAGTTGCCGAGCCCGAGCGAGGCTTCCGAGCGCGTGAAGATCTCGTTCCAGAGGCGCGCTTCGAGGTGGCTCTCGGTCTTCGGAAGGTAGAAGTACGGGCCGCTGCCCCGCGCGAGCAGCTCCTTCGCGTTGTGGAAGAAGTACAGGCCGAAGTCGACGATGGCGCCGGCGACCGGCTCGCCGTCGACCGTGATGTGCTCCTCGTCCAGGTGCCAGCCGCGCGGGCGGGTGACGACGACGGCGAGGTCCTCACCGAGCGCGTACTGCTTTCCGTTGCTCTCGAAACTCAGCTCGCGGCGGGTGGCCCGGTAGAGCGAGACCTGGCCGCCGACGACGTTGTCCCAGTGCGGGGTGTTCGCGTCCTCGAGGTCGGCCAGCCAGACCTTCGCGCCCGAGTTCAGCGCGTTGATCGTCATCTTCGGGTCGGTGGGCCCGGTGATCTCGACCCGGCGGTCCAGCAGGTCCTTCGGTGCGGACGCGACCTTCCAGTTCGAGTCGTCCCGGACGGTCGCGGTCTCGGCGAGGAAGTCGAGCTTGCCGGTGCGCGCGATCTCGGTGCGACGCTCTTTGCGGCGGGCCAGCAGCTCCTTGCGGCGCGCGCCGAATGTTCGGTGCAGGTCGGCCAGGAAATCCAGCGCTTCGGGCGAGAGGATTTTCTCCGCTCCGTCGACCGTTGTGGGGGTGGTTTCCACGCCGCTCACGCTGAGCCTCCTAGGTATTCGCCGTCGGTAACACCGTAAGCGGGGTCTACCCCGGAAGGACAAGGTGCGAAGCAGATATATCCGCTCTACGGGTGGCGCAGGCCGTTGTCGAGCACGCGGGCCCAGGGCGCGTCGACCTCGGCGGAGTCCATCGTGACGACGATCGAGCAGAGCGCGCCGTTGGCGAAGAACTCCTGCACGGCGTCGTCGTCGGCGCCGGAGGCCGTCCTGGCGTACTCCACGAGCGTCGCGTAGCCCTCGCGTACCGCGCGTTTGATCTCGGGCACCGAGACCGCCGCGCACTGGGCGTGCATCTGGAGCAGCAGCAGGTCCTGGTCGGCGATCAGCTGCGCGTAGGAGCCGCCCATCGAGTAGAGGATCGCCTCGGGTGAGTCGCCGGTGGCGCCGTCCCGGAAGCTGTCGAGGATGCGCTGGAACCCGCGCCCGACCACGGCGGCGAACAGCGTCTGCTTGTCGGGGAACAGGCGGTAGAGGTACGCCTGCGAGATTCCGGCGGCTTTCGCGACCTCGACGGTCGTCGTGCCGAAGTAGCCCTTGGCCGCGAACGCGCCGATCGCGGTGCCGAGGACCGTCTCACGCCGATCCGCGGCCGTCGATAGCGTTCGTGCCATGTGAGTAGTTAACCACACTATCGAATGCGTGCTCCGGAGATCGCCCGCGCGATGACCAGGCGCTGGATCTCGCTCGTGCCCTCGAAGATCGTGTAGATCTTCGAGTCGCGGTACATGCGCTCGACCGGGTGCTCCCGGCTGTAGCCGGCGCCGCCGAGCAGCTGCACCGCGCGCTCGGTGGCCCACACCGCGACCTCGCCCGCCTTGAGCTTGGACATCGAGCCCTCGCCGGCACCGAACTCCTTGCCGGTGCGCCCCATCCACGCCGCCCGCCAGACGAGCAGCCGGGCGGCGTCGATCTCCATCTTCATGTCGGCCAGTGCGAACGCGACCGCCTGGTTCTCGATGATCGGGCGACCCCAGGTCTCCCGGCCCTTCGCGTACTCGAGCGCGTACTCGTACGCGGCCCTGGCGATGCCGATCGCCTGCGCACCCACGGTCGGGCGGCTCACCTCGAACGTCCGCAGCGCGGCCTGCCCCTTGCTGCCCACGCCCTCCCGGGCCCGGGCCAGCCTCTCGTCGAGCTTCTCCTTCTCGCCCAGCAGGCAGCGGCCGGGGATCCGGACGTCGTCGAGGAACAGGTCGGCGGTGTGCGAGGCCTTCAGGCCCAGCTTCTTGACCTTTCGGGCAGTGCTCAGCCCTTTCGTGCCGGGCGGGATCACGAAACCGGCCTGGCCCCGCGAACCGAGGGACGGGTCGACCGAGGCGATCACGACGTGCACGTTCGCGATGCCGCCGTTGGTGATCCACGCCTTCGCGCCGTTGATCACCCACTCGTCGGTGGCCTCGTCGTACCGGGCGCGGGTCTTCATGCCCGAGACGTCGGAGCCGGCCTCGGCCTCGGACACCGCGAACGCGCCGAGCTTCGGGTCGGCCTCGTCGCCGAAGCACTGCGGCACCCATTCGGCCAGCTGGTCGGGCGTTCCGGAGGCGAAGATGCCGGCCACCGCGAGCGTCGTGCCGAAGATCGACATCGCGATTCCGGCGTCACCCCAGAACAGCTCCTCGTTGACGATCGGCAGCGACAGTCCGCTCTCGTCGCCCCACCAGGTCGCCAGCGACTCGAACCCGTAGAGGCCGATCTTCGCGGCCTCCTGGATCACCGGCCAGGGAGTCTCTTCCCGCTCGTCCCACTCGTGCCCGGCCGGGCGGACGACGTCTTTCGCGAACCCGTGCACCCACTCACGGAGATCGTCTTGCTCTTCAGAGAGGTCAAGGCTGAACATCGCGTCCTCGTTCTGACCGGGGAGTATTACTCAGTAGTAAACTTACTCGCGAGTAGATTACTGATCCGATAGGTAGGCTGCAACCGTGACCGGGCCCTCCAGACGTCTTCCCCGACGGGTGCGTGAGCAGCAGATGCTGGACGCGGCCACGGCCGTGTTCTCCGAGCGGGGCTTCCACGCCGCGTCGATGGACGAGATCGCCGAGCGTGCCGGCATCTCGAAGCCGATGGTCTATCTGTACCTCGGATCCAAGGGCGAACTGTTCAGCGCGTGCATCCGGCGCGCGGGCGGTCAGCTCACCGAGGCGATAAGCGCGGCGGCCGATCCCGGGCTGCCGGCCGAGCAGCAGCTGTGGGCCGCGGTGCAGGCGTTCTTCGGGTTCGTCGGCGAGCACCGGGAGGCCTGGGCGGTGATGTTCCGCCAGGCCCGGGGCGAAGGGGAGTTCGCCGGTGAGGTGGCGGGGATTCGCCGGCTCGTCGTCGACAACGTGGCGGATCTGTTCGCGCGCGCGATCCACTCGGCCGGTGCCGTCGACCCCGGCCCCGACGAGCTGCGTGCGCTGGCCCACGCGCTCGTCGGAACCGGCGAGTCGATGGCCGAGTGGCTGCTCGATCACCCCGACGAGAAGCCCGAGACCGCGGCCACCCGCCTGATGAACATGCTCTGGATGGGGCTGGGCAGCCTCATCCGGGGTGAGGTGTGGCGTTCCCCGGTGCCGGTACCGCCCGCCCGGTGAGGTGGGGGCGTCCTCCGGACGCCACCGAGAAGTCGCGGCCGCGGACGCCGAAGTCCACCGTCGACGGGAGGAGCAGCGGCTTCGCGAACCGCACCTCGGCCGTCCAGGCCTCCGGGAGGCGTCCCTCGATCGCGGCCAGGCAGCGGGCCTTCATCCACATGCCGTGCGCGATCGCCCGCGGGAAGCCGAACAGCTTCGCGGTGAGCGGGTGCAGATGGATCGGGTTGCGGTCGCCGGACGCGCGCGCGTACCGGCGGCCGACGTTCCCGGGCACCCGCCAGACCGCGGTGGTGGGAAGCACCTCTCCCGGCTCCGGGGCCGCCGCCCCGGTGCCGGCTCCCCGGCGCAGGTAGGTGGCGGTGCTGTCCCAGACCGGCTCGTCGCCGACCCGGGCTTCGGTGACGACGTCGAACTGCCGGCCCCGGCGGTGCGGGCGGAGGTTCCCGGTGCGTACCTCGAACGTGAGTCGCTCCGTGGCCGCGATCGGTCGCCGCTGGGTGATCGTGTTGCCGATGTGGACGATGCCCGGTAGCGGGAAGGGGAACGCCCGCTCGGACATCAGCGCGATCGCCAGCGGGAACGCCAGCACCTGGGGGTAGGTGCCCGGCAGTGTGTCGCTCGGCCCGAACCCGCACACCCGGTGGTACTCGGTGAGCCGCTCCCGCTCCACCGCGACGTCACGCAACCCCAGCCGCGTGTCCGGCAGCTCGTGGCCGCCCCCACGCTTCACCAACGCGCGGGGGTAGAGGATCGCCAGGTTGGGGGCCCGCTCGAGCATCCGGGTCATCAGGCGCCCAGGAGGGACTGGCCGCAGACGCGGATCACCTCGCCGTTGATCCCGGCCGAGCCCGGGGACGCGAACCAGGCCACGGTCTCGGCGACGTCGATCGGCCGCCCGCCCTGCGTCATGCTGTTCATCCGGCGGCCCGCCTCCCGGATCACCAGCGGGATCGCCGCGGTCATCCGCGTCTCGACGAAGCCCGGCGCGACCGCGTTGATCGTGCTGCCGCGGGACGCGAGCGTCGGCGCCAGCGAGCGCACCATGCCGATCACCCCCGCTTTGCTGGTGGCGTAGTTGGTCTGGCCCGGGTTCCCGGCGATTCCCGCCATCGAGGACGTGGCGACGATGCGTCCCCCTGGACGGAGCACGTTCTCGCCGAGCAGGACGTCGTTGATGCGTTCCTCGCTGGTGAGGTTGACGTTCAGGACGATCTCCCAGCGGGCGGCGTCCATGTTGGCGAGCGTCCGGTCGCGGGTGACGCCGGCGTTGTGCACGAAGACGTCGACGCCGTCGCGCAGGTGCCCGGCGAGCGCGGCCGGAGCGTCGCGCTCGGTGATGTCGAGCGGGTACGCCTCGCCGCCGTTCGCCGCGGCCACCTCGGCCAGGGCGGACGCCGCCGAGGGCACGTCGACGCACACCACGTGCGCGCCGTCGCGGGCGAGCACACCGACGATCGCCTCGCCGATACCCCGGGCGGCGCCGGTGACCACGGCGACCTTCCCGGCGAGCGGGCGCTCCCAGTCGTCGGGCGGCGGCACCTCGGCCGAGCCGACGCGGATCACCTGACCGGAGACGTAGGCCGACCGCCCGGAGAGCAGGAATCGCAGCGTCGACTCGACGCCGTCCTCCGCGCCCGGCGTCACGTAGACGAGCTGGGACGTGACGCCGCGCTTGACCTCCTTGCCGGTGGAGCGGGTGAAGCCTTCGAGCGCACGCTGGGCGGTGGCCTCGCGGGCGTCGACGCAGTGCTCGGGCGGTGTGCCGAGCACGATGATCCGGCCGCTCGGGGCGAGGGCGCGTACCTGCGGGGCGAAGAAGGCGTGCAGTGCGAGGAGCTGCTCGCTGCGCGTGATGCCGGTGGCGTCGAAGATCAACGCGTGCGGCGTGCGCTCGCCGGGTCGTTCCTCCGTTCGGGGGCCCAGCTCCCGCACCGCCACCCCGGCCGCCGCCAGCATCGGCGCGACGACCTTCGCCAGACGCCCGGCCGTGCCGCCGGGGTCTTTCGCGGCCGTGCCGCCGGGGGCTGCGTCGGCCGGGGCGCTGCCGAGGACCACGGTGCCGGGGATCAGCGGGTCGCCGGGGGTGTGGCGGCGGAGGTGGGGCGGCTCGGGCAGCCCGACGCGGCGGGCCAGGAAGCGGCCGGGAACGGTGGTGACGAGCTGCTGGTAGCGGTCGCGCATGGAGTCCCTCGCAGTAACGGATCTTACCGACTGGTAAGACTACTCGCGAGTAAGGTTGAGGCAAGCAGATCGGAAGGAGCCTCCGATGGTCGGAGCACCTCGACGGGTCGGCGTCGTCGGCGGGAACCGCATCCCGTTCGCGCGTCAGTTCGGGCCGTACGCGCGGGCGTCCAACCAGGACATGCTCGGTGCGGCGCTGGACGGGCTGATCACCCGCTACGACCTGGCGGGGGAGACGCTCGGTGAGGTCGTCGCCGGCGCGGTGGTCAAGCACAGTCGCGACTTCAACCTGACCCGCGAGACCGTGCTGGGCAGCGCGCTCGACCCGCGCACCCCCGCCTACGACGTCCAGCAGGCCTGCGGCACCGGCCTGGAGACCGCGATCCTGGTCGCGAACAAGATCGCGCTGGGCCAGCTCGACTGGGGCGTCGCGGGTGGCGTCGACACCGCGAGCGACGCCCCGCTCGTGCTCAACGAGAAGTTCCGCCAGGTGCTGCTGGCGTTCAACCGTTCCCGATCGGTCTCCCGACGGCTCTCGCTGCTGACGCGGCTGCGCCCCGGCTTCCTCGTGCCGGAGGTCCCGCGCAACGCCGAACCACGGACCGGCCTGTCGATGGGCGAGCACGCCGCACTCACCGCCGCCGTCTGGGAGGTCACCCGGGGTGACCAGGACGAGTTGGCGGCGGCGAGCCACCGCAACCTGGCCGCGGCCTACGAACGGGGCTTCTTCGATGACCTGGTCACCCCGTACCTGGGCCTGGAGCGGGACCAGAACCTGCGTCCGAACTCGACGGTGGAGAAGCTCGCGGCCTTGAAGCCGGTGTTCGGCGACACGATGACCGCCGGGAACTCGACGCCGTTGACCGACGGGGCGTCCACCGTCCTGCTGGCCTCCGAGGAGAAGGCCGCCGAACGCGGCCTGGACGTGCAGGCCTGGCTCACGCACAGCGAGACCGCAGCGGTCGACTTCGTCCACGGCGACGAGGGCCTGCTGATGGCGCCGGCCCACGCGGTGCCGCGTCTACTGGCCCGCGCCGGGCTCGCGCTGGCGGACTTCGACTTCTACGAGATCCACGAGGCCTTCGCGTCGCAGGTGCTGGCGACGCTGAAGGCCTGGGAGGACCCGATCTTCAGCAAGCAGTTCGACGCCCCGCTCGGCGTCGTCGACCGGGCGAAGCTCAACGTGAACGGTTCGTCGCTGGCGGCCGGCCACCCGTTCGCGGCGACCGGCGGCCGTATCCTCGCCACCGCCGCGAAGCTCCTGGCCGAGAAGGGCAGTGGCCGGGCCCTGATCAGCATCTGCGCCGCCGGGGGTCTGGGAGTCACCGCGATCCTCGAACGCTGAGCGATTACCCGGGGTCTCGACGGGTTCGCGGGCCTTCAGCCGCTGCGGTGGGGCCGACAAGATGTCGAGACCCCGGTTTGCTGCAGGGCGGGCGCGGGGCATCCACGAACCATGCCCGAGCACTGGTACCGCGAGGCGGTCGTTTACTGCTGTGACGTTGAGACCTTTCAAGACTCGAACGGAGACGGAGTCGGCGACTTCCCCGGGCTGATCACCCGCCTGGACTACTTGGCTCGACTCGGCATCACGTGCCTGTGGCTCAACCCGATCCACCCGACCCCCAACCGGGACGACGGGTACGACGTCGCGGACTTCTACACGGTCGATCCGCGCCTCGGCACGCTCGGTGACTTCGCCGAGCTCATCCACGAGGCCGGCAACCGCGGCATCCGGGTCATCATCGACCTGGTCGTGAACCACACCTCGAACCAGCACCCGTGGTTCAAGTCCGCCCGGGAAGACAAGGACTCGCCCTACCGCGACTGGTACATCTGGTCGGACACCGAGCCCGACGACCGTCGCGAAGGCATGGTCTTCCCGGGTGAGCAGAAAGAGACCTGGACCTACGACCGCACCGCGAAGTCCTGGTTCTACCACCGCTTCTACGACTTCATGCCCGACCTCAACACCGCGAACCCCGAGGTCAGGGCCGAGATCAAGCGGATAGCCGCGTTCTGGTTGCAGCTCGGCGTCGCGGGGTTCCGGATGGACGCCGCGCCGTTCGTCATCGAGTCCACTCCCGACGCCCCGAAGGACTTCGCGTTCCTCACCGACCTGCGCGCGCACCTGCAGTGGCGTCGCGGTGACGCGGTGATCCTGGCCGAGGCCAACGTCGGCGCCGACGAGGTCGGGCAGTACTTCGGTGACTCCGGCGGCTCGGCCAACCGGCTGCACATGCTGTTCGACTTCGCGCTCAACGCCCGGCTGATGCTGGCGCTGGCCCGCGGCGACGCCGAACCGGTGATCGACGCCCTGCGCG contains:
- a CDS encoding 3-oxoacyl-ACP reductase, producing MRDRYQQLVTTVPGRFLARRVGLPEPPHLRRHTPGDPLIPGTVVLGSAPADAAPGGTAAKDPGGTAGRLAKVVAPMLAAAGVAVRELGPRTEERPGERTPHALIFDATGITRSEQLLALHAFFAPQVRALAPSGRIIVLGTPPEHCVDAREATAQRALEGFTRSTGKEVKRGVTSQLVYVTPGAEDGVESTLRFLLSGRSAYVSGQVIRVGSAEVPPPDDWERPLAGKVAVVTGAARGIGEAIVGVLARDGAHVVCVDVPSAASALAEVAAANGGEAYPLDITERDAPAALAGHLRDGVDVFVHNAGVTRDRTLANMDAARWEIVLNVNLTSEERINDVLLGENVLRPGGRIVATSSMAGIAGNPGQTNYATSKAGVIGMVRSLAPTLASRGSTINAVAPGFVETRMTAAIPLVIREAGRRMNSMTQGGRPIDVAETVAWFASPGSAGINGEVIRVCGQSLLGA
- a CDS encoding alpha-amylase family protein, whose product is MPEHWYREAVVYCCDVETFQDSNGDGVGDFPGLITRLDYLARLGITCLWLNPIHPTPNRDDGYDVADFYTVDPRLGTLGDFAELIHEAGNRGIRVIIDLVVNHTSNQHPWFKSAREDKDSPYRDWYIWSDTEPDDRREGMVFPGEQKETWTYDRTAKSWFYHRFYDFMPDLNTANPEVRAEIKRIAAFWLQLGVAGFRMDAAPFVIESTPDAPKDFAFLTDLRAHLQWRRGDAVILAEANVGADEVGQYFGDSGGSANRLHMLFDFALNARLMLALARGDAEPVIDALRDTPKLPESAQWATFLRNHDEVDLSKLTAEQRSDVFAEFGPDKDMQLYDRGIRRRMAPMLGNDRRRIELAYAMQFSLRGTPVIRYGEELGMGEDLSLHGRDAIRTPMQWSPSVNGGFSAGQELVRPVITEGEYGIGKINVVTQQQNPRSLLSWFERMIRTLRQCPEVGLGACSVIDVPMPRHVLAHQADQPERGAMVFLHNLSDEDVTVDLSALGNHAEQPYELLADRDYPSVDDTLSKIPLAGYGYRWIRLRDSRGRRTGGQVVTRGGTA
- the aceB gene encoding malate synthase A — translated: METTPTTVDGAEKILSPEALDFLADLHRTFGARRKELLARRKERRTEIARTGKLDFLAETATVRDDSNWKVASAPKDLLDRRVEITGPTDPKMTINALNSGAKVWLADLEDANTPHWDNVVGGQVSLYRATRRELSFESNGKQYALGEDLAVVVTRPRGWHLDEEHITVDGEPVAGAIVDFGLYFFHNAKELLARGSGPYFYLPKTESHLEARLWNEIFTRSEASLGLGNCIRATVLIETITAAFEMEEILFELREHASGLNAGRWDYLFSVIKNFRDAGPEFVLPDRAKVTMTAPFMRAYTELLVATCHKRGAFAMGGMAAFIPSRRDPDVNEKALAQVKADKDREAGDGFDGSWVAHPDLVPVCLDAFDAVLKDKPNQVDRLRPDVHVAASDLLDVANTPGEVTEDGVRSNVSVALQYLKAWLGGLGAVAINNLMEDAATAEISRSQVWQWVHQGTILDTGDTVTESLVRRILDEEVAKLGEGYDQARTLFEQVALADDFVDFLTLPAYALVR
- a CDS encoding TetR/AcrR family transcriptional regulator, which encodes MARTLSTAADRRETVLGTAIGAFAAKGYFGTTTVEVAKAAGISQAYLYRLFPDKQTLFAAVVGRGFQRILDSFRDGATGDSPEAILYSMGGSYAQLIADQDLLLLQMHAQCAAVSVPEIKRAVREGYATLVEYARTASGADDDAVQEFFANGALCSIVVTMDSAEVDAPWARVLDNGLRHP
- a CDS encoding acetyl-CoA C-acetyltransferase, whose protein sequence is MVGAPRRVGVVGGNRIPFARQFGPYARASNQDMLGAALDGLITRYDLAGETLGEVVAGAVVKHSRDFNLTRETVLGSALDPRTPAYDVQQACGTGLETAILVANKIALGQLDWGVAGGVDTASDAPLVLNEKFRQVLLAFNRSRSVSRRLSLLTRLRPGFLVPEVPRNAEPRTGLSMGEHAALTAAVWEVTRGDQDELAAASHRNLAAAYERGFFDDLVTPYLGLERDQNLRPNSTVEKLAALKPVFGDTMTAGNSTPLTDGASTVLLASEEKAAERGLDVQAWLTHSETAAVDFVHGDEGLLMAPAHAVPRLLARAGLALADFDFYEIHEAFASQVLATLKAWEDPIFSKQFDAPLGVVDRAKLNVNGSSLAAGHPFAATGGRILATAAKLLAEKGSGRALISICAAGGLGVTAILER
- a CDS encoding acyl-CoA dehydrogenase family protein; protein product: MFSLDLSEEQDDLREWVHGFAKDVVRPAGHEWDEREETPWPVIQEAAKIGLYGFESLATWWGDESGLSLPIVNEELFWGDAGIAMSIFGTTLAVAGIFASGTPDQLAEWVPQCFGDEADPKLGAFAVSEAEAGSDVSGMKTRARYDEATDEWVINGAKAWITNGGIANVHVVIASVDPSLGSRGQAGFVIPPGTKGLSTARKVKKLGLKASHTADLFLDDVRIPGRCLLGEKEKLDERLARAREGVGSKGQAALRTFEVSRPTVGAQAIGIARAAYEYALEYAKGRETWGRPIIENQAVAFALADMKMEIDAARLLVWRAAWMGRTGKEFGAGEGSMSKLKAGEVAVWATERAVQLLGGAGYSREHPVERMYRDSKIYTIFEGTSEIQRLVIARAISGARIR
- a CDS encoding TetR/AcrR family transcriptional regulator; translation: MLDAATAVFSERGFHAASMDEIAERAGISKPMVYLYLGSKGELFSACIRRAGGQLTEAISAAADPGLPAEQQLWAAVQAFFGFVGEHREAWAVMFRQARGEGEFAGEVAGIRRLVVDNVADLFARAIHSAGAVDPGPDELRALAHALVGTGESMAEWLLDHPDEKPETAATRLMNMLWMGLGSLIRGEVWRSPVPVPPAR
- a CDS encoding MaoC/PaaZ C-terminal domain-containing protein; translation: MMTRMLERAPNLAILYPRALVKRGGGHELPDTRLGLRDVAVERERLTEYHRVCGFGPSDTLPGTYPQVLAFPLAIALMSERAFPFPLPGIVHIGNTITQRRPIAATERLTFEVRTGNLRPHRRGRQFDVVTEARVGDEPVWDSTATYLRRGAGTGAAAPEPGEVLPTTAVWRVPGNVGRRYARASGDRNPIHLHPLTAKLFGFPRAIAHGMWMKARCLAAIEGRLPEAWTAEVRFAKPLLLPSTVDFGVRGRDFSVASGGRPHLTGRAVPAPGNATPHPG